The region GTTAGGGTTTTGTCATGGTCTATGCGTGATGAGTAGGACAAGGATAATTAGTTCTACACTAATTACGAATTTACAGCCTGTTGTAATATTGATAAATGATGGCCTTGTCCAGCATGCCTTCCATATTGTATTTTTTGTTATCCTCTATTAGTTGTACAATACCATTCAACCAGGACACCGGCAGCCAAGATCACTTTGAAGGAAACCCCACAGCCAACGGCTGATCTTCAACCTCTTGCATCGGGATGACCCATAATAGCTCTTTCGCGTATGCCGCAGCTGTCGCAGCTGCATATCCCTGCCACGCATCGTTCTTACGGGAGTCTGCATAGTCTGCGATTCCGCGGATAACAAGGGAGGGGAAATTATCCAGCAGCCCGGCAGCCTCCATCTCGAAACACAGGATTCCAGACTGGCGCGCGAGGTGGTCGCGGATTCTACTGTCTTTGATAACCTGGTTTCCGGACGCAATGAGGCCATAGTGGATATGGGGGCTGGTGGGTGTCTTCTCGTGTCGCAGGGTACGGGGCAGAAGTTGAGTTACGTCGCAGGCACTGCAGGCCTTGTCCGATGGAATGGGATGGCGGTAGTCAGAGCGGAAGAGGCGATCTTGATACGGGGGTCTTAGAGTCGCAGCAAGAAGGGGGTACTTGGTCTCTATCTCAGACAAGAGACACTGGATCCGGTTGCCGGTTACTAGGTGGATAGCTTGAAGCTTCGAGAGAGCAGTCAGGAGAATGCGGGGTGGCTTGTTGAGCATCCCAGTCTTCTCCAAGGTGCATTCTTGCATGGTCCCGGGGAAGCCGTATTGCACGACGCCGCCATGGTCCTTGCTCGGTTTGGCGACCACCACATCGCCTAGTCTGATATCCGCCTGGCTCGGGACTCCGCCCCCGATGCCAGCCATGAGGCTGAAGCGGATGGATGGGAAGATTGTCAGCATCTGAGTCGCGACCGTCACGGCAGGCACGGGGCCTATAACACCAGTTGGTAGGGTTAAGAACCTGAAAGCATTATATTTTTCTAGGGCAGTCATTCAAAGATATAGGATGTAGTAAGTATAGAGGAGGTACTAGAAACTATTCTGCATGGTAGAAGGCTGGCTGGCATAAAAAGCAATATAAAGCTTGCTAAAGGCCCTATCTGGGTTATTGTAACAGAGCCTGAGCTAGGTGGGCGCGGTCTAGACAGACCAGGCCATGGAGTCTGATCGTAGGGACCTTCTGGCCCAGTTGGGAGATGCTTGGCTGGACACTCTCTTCAGTATATAGCTCTattcctgcagcagcaaagctGATTTCAATGTTCTGTATAGTAGAAATACTCTAATAGGTGCGGGTAGGCTCCTATAGTTAATGTTAGGCTTATTAATATCATGTTTGTCTAGGCATGACCTTTATTCGATAAGGCTCTATACACATGTTTTAGCAGACCAAAGAGCTAATATCTAGTTGATTTAAATATCAAGCATGCAAACAAATACTATACCATTATTCTTGCAGAGCTCTCAAATTGACGTGTTAAATAGGTATATGGCTAGTCAAGATAAGCAATAAATATCAGTTAACTGTACAAGAACCAGTTACAAGAAGCAACAGCTTGCGAGAACTATGCCCACAACGAATACCTCTCCAATAAGTCGTATCGATTATGTAACTCCACATTCCACTAAGGACACGATTACCGGCCTTTTGCCTTTTTGGGTCGTCAGGCCATCTTGTTCAACTTCTTGCATGCTGCCGAGGCTAATGCCAGTAAAAAAGAGACGCTTACTGACCAGGGCGCCCGCTTCGCGACAGGTTCAAGGCCAGGTTTCAGACACTTTTCCCCACCCCGGTGAGCTGATACTCCAGCACTATTGCTTCTGGTCGGAACTATCTTCCTTGGATCCGGCGCCTCCCTTATTCTCCTCCGTGAATGGTCGACACAGTGTAGTAAGTTCCGTCCACACGTGGAATGCCTGGCGTGCAGGTTCCAGCAATAGGAAGCTCATCCCTTTGCGGGGAGGTGGCGATGGCGTTGTGAGAGGAACTCTGAAAGGCATGCCAGCTTTGCAGGAACGTTGAGGTATACTGCGGAATCACCGTACGCGGCAATCCTCTTCACCTAGGTTCTTCGATCTCCATATCTTATTCGAacttctgcagctgctttgTGGCCTGCACGGACGGGATTGGCACACGGGCCGGAAGGAATACCGCACGCTATGCAACGGCTCATACTAGGTAAAGCCAGAGTATGACTCTTTGCTGGGCACCGAGCCTTCCTGAATATTCCATACCCTTGTCGATTGGCCGGCTCACCCGGCCAGATAAGCTAAGATCTGGGTGTGTCTGGTCGTTTGCGGGTGATCGGACAAAACGCGATCAACATCGCGAAAAACACCTCCGAGGGATAGTTTAAAGTAAAATTAATTGCATGGTGACTTCATCTCCAGATCCCTGCATTCTTCATGAAGCTACTCTGGCTAGTGAGGAGCGACCCAGCCGGCGCTGACATAACCTCGACGCTCGGCGAGCGAATACGGTACTATTGTTCAATGTACTTCTATGTGCCGATAGAGCTGATGGACAGCCCGATTTCGATGAAGCATGAGATTATAAATGGTGCACCGGCCAAGGCCGCCTTCTTGCAACGCTGAGAAGATGTTATCTTCTCATCGATCAAATCCCCCTGTCGCCGAGACTTTGTCTCAGCTAGTGAACACGAGGCTGCCGGGATTTTTGGCCAATACATCGCTGGGGCCTCATACCTGATCgtcggcggcagcggcggcctCGCGCAGTCAACTGCACGTTGGCTGGTTAGCCGTGGAGCAAAAAATCTTGTCCTTGTATCCAGGAGCGCTGGAACAAGTGGCATAGTAGCTGCACTTGCTGTAGAGCTCATTGAGGCTGGGTGTCGGCGAGTGTTGCCCATTAGCTGCGATGTCGCGAATGCAGAAGACCTGAACATGGCAATTGATAAATGTGCCGAGGAAGGTCTGCCACCAATACGGGGCGTTATTCACGCGGCTTTTGTCCTTCGAGTAAGTATAAAGCTCAGCATTGTGTTGTAGATCCTTTCTAACGTGCTCAGGATGCCCTTGTGGAGAAAATGACCCTTGAGGACTGGAAGTCCACCATTGAAAGCAAGGTCGCCGGTACCTGGAATCTCCAGAACCAGTTCAATTTGCAGGGCGAcctcgatttcttcgtcctcttttCCTCAATCAACGGGGTGCTTGGATACGCCAGTCAGGCAGCATATTCCGCCGCAGGCGCGTACGAAGACGCTCTCTGTCACTGGCGTGTCAACCACTGCAACCTGCCCGCTGTCTCCATCGACTTGTCTGTCGTTAATGCAGTTGGCTACGTCGCCGAAGCAGGAGCATCCGAGTCCCTTCGCCGTTCACTCCTAAAAGCCGGCCGCAGAGCcatcgaggaagacgacgtcCTAACCGCACTCGAGTCCGCGATTCTATCCCCATTTGACCCACAATTCATCGTCGGGGGAATCAATACCGGCCCGGGCGAGCACTGGAATATCGACGGTGATCTCGGGCGGGACATGCGCCTCCTCCCAGTAAAATACCGACCTCCTGTCACGGGATCagatcaagaccaagacgAAGGATCCGGCGAGTCTCTGTACTCTCTGTGAGCTATACCCGGATTATGATGAGGCCAGGCGCCTTCAGTTCACTAAAGATCATGTCGACCTTTGTCGATTGATAATTGTTGTCCAGGATGAACATGTCCGACTTTTACACAAGTCAGTGAAAGACTtttgatacgaatatatcatgttgagcctcgtgtcacgtgccacgtgatctgtatggcatgatctctggcccctggcctgatccctcgaggagttgtacattgaagaagtgacAACTATCGttatcaagatagagaatcaatcgtcttatggcatcctatccttagtaggctacgttcgtgtagttgatgcagcttccttctaccctttcccctttgagcattcataacaaCTTTCTTGTTGGGGAAAGCCTTGGTTGTGATAAGCTAAGAACTAATGCCGATATGGCAGCTTTCACCTACACTCTGCCCACCGCCGCAGGCCTACCGATCTGGGGAATCATTATCGTCTGGAAAAGTATCCCTTCGCAGCCAGCACAGCTGGCCAAAAGATGGAAGGCCCCTACAGACCGCATCCCCTGAAACGGACATTCGATGCGAAGTCCCCCATTCCAGATCTCAACCAACAAGAGGATACCGCTCTTGGTGTAGAGGTATCGGTTGAAGCCGCAATACCAAGGAAATCATTCAAGGCTTTGCGTTTCCGCATGTTTTTCATATTACGATGGTAAATACAAGAAACTTATTGATGCCAACGTTTGGAGAGGCGGGCATGCACAAGTAGAACAGGAAAAGTCTACTTCATATGCCACTGACTTCTTGCTTAATACAAATATGACACCTAACCAAGCACCTGGGAAAATTCCCTAGTCTCCTCCGGCGGCACAGTTACCCAGAGTGGAGACCTCCAAGTCTACCTGGTCGGTCGATTCGCTATGGCCTCGCCTGGCGGAAACGAACCTTTAGCTCTGGCTTCGACCACATAACATGTAGAGAACTCTCCGACTCCCAATCCATTGACTTGTTGACCAACTCCATATCGTACGTCCAAATCAGTCGGGCGAGAATGAGATTGATCTCCATATAAGCCACGCTGTGCGATCATTGATTAGCGCCTTCGCTGTAAAAGGAGGCGATCGATGGCCCTGCGGAGGTGGCTGCCATAACTTACTTTCGCCCTAGACAGGCTCGAGGGCCAAGGGAAAACGGCTGACTGGCctccttgatatcggcaCAGTCTGGGTCGATCCACCGCTCGGGTTTGAAGGTGTGGGGGTCATGGAAGTTAGCTTCATCGTGGGTCACTGTCCACGCACTTGTGTAGACCTCGGCCTGTAGCGCATATAGATTATCAGCGCCATGTGGCCTGTTTGTCGGGGAAAAACTACCTACACCGGCGGGGATCCAGATCCCATCGATCGAGGCCCCGGGAGATATCCGAGGGAAGCCTTGGGAGCCTGGAGGGTAGATACGAAGTCCCTCGCTGATGACAGCTTGCAGGTAAGGCAGATTCTGCGCCGTGGCGCAGGTAATCTCCTCGTAGGTGTTGAACTGGCCGCGGATCTCTGCTTTCAATTTCTGGTACACGGCGTCGTCGCGAAGGAGATAAAATGTTGTTGCGGCAAGGAAGGTGGCTACTGTCTCTCCACCAGCGATCCTATTTTCCGGAATTAGAGACTGGGGATACATACAACGGATATGATATGCTCACACTAGGGTAGACGCGTGGGCAGTGAGCTCTTCCCGGCTCATCTCGTTGGACTCTACCTTGCCAATGAGGTTGGCCATGAAGTCCTTGCGGGGGGAGGATGAACGAATGCGCCTAGCCAGGATGTAAATGACCACCATTTCAATTCTTAGGCTTGGATGGAAAGACTCACTGAGCCACCTTGTTTCTTGTGTATCCAGTATGCTTTTTGCGGATGCTGTCCAGAAACGGCGAGAGCAGCTTGGCTATCAGAGCAACAACGGGGAAATGTCGGAAGTTGTCTGCCACAGTAATAAAATACAAATGATCTTCAATCAATGAGGACCAAAAGTGGGGTTTTCCTATAAAAATGAATATTAGAAGGGTCGCCGGGGGTGCACCGAGGGGTGAATGTCGACATCATACCGTCTTCGATAGAGTGGAAGGATTCGCCAAAGGCTGTTGAAAGAATAGATAATTAGACTCCACGAGTGACCTTTTGGAAGAGCAGTGAAAAGGCCGGGGGTATACCAAGTTCTCCGAGGATATCGAATGCCACCATTTCGTACCACTTGGTCATGTTCAACCCCCCGGCATTTAGCTCAGGCTCACCCATCCGGGATACAAAACGATCGACGCATTGGCTAACAATGACCTCTTGGTCTCCCAGAGAACGGAGAGAAAACGCAGGCGAGAGAGACTTTTTCATTCGCGTGTGCTTTTCCGGGTCGCGCTCACTTCCGATGCACAGGGAGCCAAAGCCTGCGCCGTAGATCTCGTAGAACTTGCTCTTAATCAAGGGAGGTTTCCCGGTGGCACGATGACCGTAGATGTCTTTCCAAGATGCGACGCTGGCAAAAGACAGCTCATTCGGCGATACCCGGAAAACGGGACCTGATCGGTTAGACGCgtgggaaagaagaaaatggtGGACAGGCCATGGCCACATACCATATCGGCGGTGTTGTTCGTCAATTGCTCGGTGAAAACGACCACCCATGGAATGGTAGATCCTCCATGCCTGGGATTTGGTGAAAACGGAACATGGGGACATCTATGAAGAGAGCAGACATACCATTGACGCGCGAGCCAGCAAGGGACCCGGAAAAGCTGCTAGGGGATGAAAGTAAATGTTATACAGGATTCGCGTGCTAACATAGACCAGTGTCTGGAGTTCCGACCCATTAGGATGCCGCTTCTTTTTCTATGAACGGGGAGGCAGAAGGTGAGGGTTACCAGGACAAACACCACTTCGAAGATGCCCAGCAAGCTGCTTGGTTCGTCAACCCAGCTCGCCGACATTTTGTGCAGGGTGATCTGGCGCAAAGGGCAGTATCGGCGGAGCTCTTCGACGGCTGGCTGACGGGAAACGGTTTTCGAGATATATACCTGCCCACTTTCAAGTTTACTGGCGTATCGTGCTTGGCAGAGATAGCCCAGTTTGGCATTATTTTCGCTTAAATAGGCAACTCCCGAGAGAGACACGCACCCGTAAACCCGTGGACGTTCGCTCTCTCACCACGACTCGTTCTTGTTTTTTATTACTTCTAAACAACAAGAAACTGCAATCGAAAAAGGCGGAACCACGAGTTAAAGTTCAGATATATATCCCAGCAATAGTGAACCTACTAAAGAAATATCTGGCCAGAGCACGCATGGCCCGCTATCATTTACAATGCATAGCCCTACATTTCGTAGCTTACACGCTTCTCCCAACATCCGCGGCCGCTGGCCTCTTCGGATCGACCCGCAATTCTGTGACGAGAGGGCAGACAGAGGTGAGCTTCCGAAACAAGTCCTTGATATGTTGCTCAACGCGCGCCATTCTTGCCTGCTGGTGCGCGCGGCGGGTGAGGGAGCCGATCGTCTTCATGCAGGCGAGGAAGCTTTCCAATTCCGACAGCCGCCTCGTCACCAGCACCCCCATCATGACCTCGTAGTCTCCACCCTCGATCTCGTATTCTCCCAGGGCCAAAGGCTGCTTCTCCATCGTGGCTGCGGGCACGGGCGGTGCCCCGGGACCGTTCGCTTCCCTCTGTGCGATGAAAGCATCAATCACCTCCCCGCAGAGAATGGCTAATCGCTCAAGCACCATGGTGAGCACCATCATGTTCTCCGACTTTTCTCGGCAGGGGTTACATTTGATCATGCGCTTGCACAGGAAGAGCACTTCCTGGTAGATCGAAAGAATGGAGTCGAGACCCTGCTCGCCGGGGCTCCCTTCATGATGGGGCGACTCTAATTCGTCCAGgaggaagacggccgagTTAAGGCATGAGCAAGAAGATTGCTCGTCCATAGCAGTCCCCGGAAGCGCCTCATTCGATCGGATTGTGGTCACTGTTGGGGCAAGAATATGGGTCAACGGTGGAGTCGGAAGTAGATCAGGGGGGGTGAGATCATGGGCGACGGGCGGCGGGGGCTGCTGTGCAGTATTTTCCGGCCCAGTGTAACTGTCGGCCATCAGTATTTTATTTCTGGAGCACGGTCGTAGAACAAACAAGCGCGCGGTGTTAATATACCATACCCAGCAATAAAGGAACCGGGTGGGACGTGTGGACCCCCCGCCATTGGGTAGTCGGAGTCCGGCATAAAGGTACCATCTCTCCCTGGAGACCAACTGAGGCAACTGGACCAAGTGGAAAATTCCTTCAGCATCGGATCCAGGACCGAGTCTGGGTCACCTTGGACCTGGTGCATTGCCTTGTCGAGCCCGGCATAATTCTCGTCTACGCCATGCGGTTTCATCGTCAACCGGGACGGCTGCACggcagctgcggctgcgtCCCTCGCGGGAGATCGACCGGCCGCTCCGCCAGGTTCCGGGCAGGTCTCATTCTCCTCGTCGGGTTTTGAAGAGCTGGGCGCTTGCTTCCTCTTGCATTTCCGCGTGGGGACATGGGTATAGCTGCAcgggagagaaagagtctTGCACCGCGAACATCCCGCTCTTCGGCCGCTGCAGCGGATCTGTTTGCTACGTTTCAAGGACCCTGATTAGCTGTTTTAAACATGGGCTGGAAATGCATTAAAGTCTCTAAGCATTTGAGGCCACGTACCTTTTTTACCCTGCAATTGTCGCAGGCCGAGTGCTGAGGTTTGTTGGTAGCGGTGTTACCCACAACCCCTGACTCACGCTTGAGGAACTCCGCGGTCTTCTTCTCGGGGAGGTAGCGCAGCGTTCCAAACATGGCGGGATCGAATCGACAGAGGTCGTCTAACTGGGAGTGGCTGAACTGTCAACGCGCACTGTCTGTCTTATATGTCTTCCCATATATGCCATGGAGACATAAGCTGCCTTAAGTAATGGCTGTTCAGCCTTGGGTTCATCCTGCGAACGCATCCTCGCGGCCCAGATCCAACTGGTGGGCCTGAAGGGCGGTTCGTGGAGATCGGATAAATCACGGCTTGCATCAAGCTGGCTGACAGGCTGCGGAGTAATAATACTAGTGCTGCACTGGAATAGCCCACGTTTTATAGCAGCGGTGTAATTGGAACACATCAGCTGGGTGGCAGTGTGTAAGAGTGGTCGCAGATAACTCGTGCTCTCGAGTGTAAGACAACCCCTGGTCTGAACTCAAGAGAGACGCCCCGCAGAACAGCGCGATCCGTGGCGAATCGGGTTGGAAGAATTCGGACCACCCGCCCCCACGTACCTAGTCTTCGGCACGGCTCGAAGGAATACGAAAGAATCGGGCTGAGACTGGTATGGTCGGACCCACAGCCCGACGGCTACTTGAGTTAGAACGGGAGAAATATACGACGATTTTGAGAAGGGAAGACAGACCGCGCTGCCTGCGGTACGCACTTCCTCGGTGGTAATTGAGCCGctcccattgctgctgagagGGGTGTGTAATACATTGGTAATATGCGCGGGCTGCCAAACATGGCTAATGCAAGAGGAGATCGTGCAGCACAGTCAGATTCAGGATCTGTCTTGTGGATTTTGAATGCGTATCACGGCCTGCGGCTAAATCTATGGGCTGTAtttgcagcaacatgatTGGCTCGGGATATGGGGAGCCGAACTGAGATATCGTCTTGTTTGCTTCGCTTGCCGTAGCCCTAAACGACGGCGTCCACAGCCATGTACATTTGCCCCTTTCGGGATACTACAAATCACCGCTTTCTGGGTATGCGGGTTTTACGCGATGATAGCAGCCTGCGACCGTCCAATGAGGCTCAGACTCGCCGACAGAATGATTCGAGCGAGGCCGCCCTCCTTTCATTGATTAGATAGATGGAAGCCTTGTATTCATGGGAAACCGATAGGGCAGCCTATTTCGGATCCCTGGCTTACTGAACAATGATAGCGGAGGgtagtactccgtagactTTTCATGTCGGACGCAAGTCCATCTCACGTGATTCAGTTATAGAAGTTGAGGTACAATGGCCTAATGGAAACAATCGCACTGTGACCCTTAttaggtaatgcccgtgaTGTGCAATGTGGACTAACCTGGGCTGGCATTTCGAGGTTGTCGGTCGAAGAGAGGCAATATCCGCGAACAATCTAATTCGATCTCGATCGAACCGAATTATATTTCATGTCCGATTTCAGCCTGGCTGTTGGGTTTGTAGAGCATGAGACCGAAGTCGCATCCCGCCACTAAGCACGCAGTCACACACGCATACTAGATGACTTCTCTCAATCTTTCAGTAGACGATATCCCCCGTCTGGACGGGAAGACAGCTATAATCACCGGTATCTACTACCCCATCGCCTTCCCTTTCAGTTGTCAGACTCCGTTGACCCTGGGCTAAATTAGGCGGTTGCTCCGGCATCGGATGGGAGTCTGCCCAGCTGCTCGCCGCCAAAGGAGCCACCGTGTATGTGCTCGATATACATCCGCCTCCCACCCAGGAGCATCAGGGtagcgaggaagaggagagaaaagcgaTCCATTACAGGCCCTGCGATGTGACTTCATGGCCAACGCTCCGGGCAGTCTTCGACGAAGTTCCGCAGGTGGACATCGCCGTCGCGAACGCCGGGGTCTCGGAGGAATGCGACTACTTCGCCGACACCTGGGATGCGGAGGGCAAACTCGAAGAGCCGCGCTACGCAGTTGTGGAGGTGAATTATCGCGCGGTCCTCAACTTTGTCAAGCTGAGTCTGTCGGCCTTTCGCCGGGCTGGCAATAAGAATGGTAGTCTCGTCCTCACGACCAGTGCGACGGCCTATTCGCCCGAGCATAGTTTGCCAGTCTACAGTGCCACGAAACTAGCGCTGGTGGGCCTCGTCCGTGCATTGCGAGCCAGCCTGCCGCATCAGTACGGCGCGACCATCAACGCCGTTGCACCCGCTGCTACCATCACCAACCTCTTGCCAGCCAATCTGGCCGCCCCCATCATGGCGGCGGGGGCGCCAGTCAGCACGGCGCAACATGTCGCCCTTGCAGTCGCTTATTCCGCAACCGCCTCGCAAGAAAACTCCGTGGAAAGCTATGGGAATGATGGACCCGAGCAGCTCGGGCCCGGTCGGTGGAATGGCCGCGTCATTCTCACCCTGGGAGACAAGTGGACCGAGCTTGAAGAACCGCTGGCAGAACGGAGATCAGGCTGGTTTGGGGCCTGGAATACAGAGAAGACCGCGTTTCAGCAGAAGTTGACGGATATGCGATTCGGCGGCTTGAAGGAAGGGGAATAAAAATAGTCCAATCTTTATACGCATGAAGCGAGCCAGTGACAGGGTAAGCCTAAGGTCAAGTAGATTGGGGAGCTAGCGATAAACTTGGGGAAGCCATTTTCACTGAGATTATTTAGAAGCCTATCACTATGGATATTCTTACAGTACATTCACttcccaaaaaaaaaaaagaaaaagaaaaaaggtTAAAAGGAGAGACTAAGAGCTACGAGGAAACTAGGGTTGCAAATTGCGCAAAGTCCGGATTCGCTACTAGCCGTTCCATCTGCTCCGCTAATAATCCGACGACAATTTCAACCGACCCATCATTCGCGCGTGGTTGAAAGCTGCATATGCCTGCGAATTGGCCACGGGGCATCCGAAAGGTATCAATGCGCCCGGTAGACCCCACTGCTGGGCCAAAATCCAGCTGGTAGAAGGGGAGCCCGACCCAGGAGGTAGTGACGAGGTCTTCAGCAAACCAACTTGGAAAGGCATTGGCCAAGGGCTGGCGGACATCAGGAATCCCCGCGGCGAGGGTGACGGCCTCCTTAAGCCGTGATGGATCGCGGTTGGCAATAGTTTCTTGGCGGATGCGCGCGGCGATCTCGCCCAGCGGGGTCTCGGGGTTGGTGAGATCGTGAATCGGCATGTTGGTCATGCTGCAGAAGACCACGTTACCCGCATAGTCAGCGGGGATTGAGAGGGGCCTGCGACCATCGATGGCGACGGAGACGTACGAGTTGTCTCGATACGGCGCATCTGGCTTGCCTGTGGGAAAGCGGGCTTTGGAGATGGTTCGCCAGATCCAGGCTACTAGCGCATCGTTGGTTGAGATTGgggggagagaggaagaagggagagaggaTGCTGCTCTCTTGAGAGTCGCCTGAGCCGCagcggagagggagaagatgcaTGTCTTCGCGCCCCCGGCTGCGAGCTGGAAGGGAGGTTCAGGTGGTGGGGAGGTGGCAGATCCGCGCCAGTCCAGACCGATGAGCTTCCACAGCTCCGGCCTATGCTTCAAGGTCGAGTACTGCTCGGCGGCATGGTCATGGGACACCTGAAGTACGGGAGGTGGCAATGTTTGAGGCTGAGACGTTGCGTGAGGGAACGCCGCAGGCTGCGCCGGGAGGCCTTGGACCTGTCGACAATACTGGGCCCACTTCTCGAAAATC is a window of Aspergillus nidulans FGSC A4 chromosome VI DNA encoding:
- a CDS encoding uncharacterized protein (transcript_id=CADANIAT00009781) yields the protein MHQFSPLDAIMPPIFNALIVGWSCPEEGRDSLVSVLQRSLALVVEEWPDLAGEIVAPPADAPPRTQPTIRPVGELGSLLTIRDFTGSDSPFPHSYGQLQAQGFPTSKLDGQLLAPLAGVATTQRVMAAQANFIPGGCLLSKWAQYCRQVQGLPAQPAAFPHATSQPQTLPPPVLQVSHDHAAEQYSTLKHRPELWKLIGLDWRGSATSPPPEPPFQLAAGGAKTCIFSLSAAAQATLKRAASSLPSSSLPPISTNDALVAWIWRTISKARFPTGKPDAPYRDNSYVSVAIDGRRPLSIPADYAGNVVFCSMTNMPIHDLTNPETPLGEIAARIRQETIANRDPSRLKEAVTLAAGIPDVRQPLANAFPSWFAEDLVTTSWVGLPFYQLDFGPAVGSTGRIDTFRMPRGQFAGICSFQPRANDGSVEIVVGLLAEQMERLVANPDFAQFATLVSS
- a CDS encoding 5'-methylthioadenosine/S-adenosylhomocysteine nucleosidase family protein (transcript_id=CADANIAT00009776) produces the protein MAWFLTLPTGVIGPVPAVTVATQMLTIFPSIRFSLMAGIGGGVPSQADIRLGDVVVAKPSKDHGGVVQYGFPGTMQECTLEKTGMLNKPPRILLTALSKLQAIHLVTGNRIQCLLSEIETKYPLLAATLRPPYQDRLFRSDYRHPIPSDKACSACDVTQLLPRTLRHEKTPTSPHIHYGLIASGNQVIKDSRIRDHLARQSGILCFEMEAAGLLDNFPSLVIRGIADYADSRKNDAWQGYAAATAAAYAKELLWVIPMQEVEDQPLAVGFPSK
- a CDS encoding SDR family oxidoreductase (transcript_id=CADANIAT00009780), whose protein sequence is MYICPFRDTTNHRFLGGCSGIGWESAQLLAAKGATVYVLDIHPPPTQEHQGSEEEERKAIHYRPCDVTSWPTLRAVFDEVPQVDIAVANAGVSEECDYFADTWDAEGKLEEPRYAVVEVNYRAVLNFVKLSLSAFRRAGNKNGSLVLTTSATAYSPEHSLPVYSATKLALVGLVRALRASLPHQYGATINAVAPAATITNLLPANLAAPIMAAGAPVSTAQHVALAVAYSATASQENSVESYGNDGPEQLGPGRWNGRVILTLGDKWTELEEPLAERRSGWFGAWNTEKTAFQQKLTDMRFGGLKEGE
- a CDS encoding uncharacterized protein (transcript_id=CADANIAT00009777), which gives rise to MAIDKCAEEGLPPIRGVIHAAFVLRDALVEKMTLEDWKSTIESKVAGTWNLQNQFNLQGDLDFFVLFSSINGVLGYASQAAYSAAGAYEDALCHWRVNHCNLPAVSIDLSVVNAVGYVAEAGASESLRRSLLKAGRRAIEEDDVLTALESAILSPFDPQFIVGGINTGPGEHWNIDGDLGRDMRLLPVKYRPPVTGSDQDQDEGSGESLYSLFHLHSAHRRRPTDLGNHYRLEKYPFAASTAGQKMEGPYRPHPLKRTFDAKSPIPDLNQQEDTALGVEVSVEAAIPRKSFKALRFRMFFILRW
- a CDS encoding protein CYP567D1 (transcript_id=CADANIAT00009778); protein product: MSASWVDEPSSLLGIFEVVFVLKRHPNGSELQTLVYVSTRILYNIYFHPLAAFPGPLLARASMAWRIYHSMGGRFHRAIDEQHRRYGPVFRVSPNELSFASVASWKDIYGHRATGKPPLIKSKFYEIYGAGFGSLCIGSERDPEKHTRMKKSLSPAFSLRSLGDQEVIVSQCVDRFVSRMGEPELNAGGLNMTKWYEMVAFDILGELAFGESFHSIEDGKPHFWSSLIEDHLYFITVADNFRHFPVVALIAKLLSPFLDSIRKKHTGYTRNKVAQRIRSSSPRKDFMANLIGKVESNEMSREELTAHASTLVIAGGETVATFLAATTFYLLRDDAVYQKLKAEIRGQFNTYEEITCATAQNLPYLQAVISEGLRIYPPGSQGFPRISPGASIDGIWIPAGAEVYTSAWTVTHDEANFHDPHTFKPERWIDPDCADIKEASQPFSLGPRACLGRNVAYMEINLILARLIWTYDMELVNKSMDWESESSLHVMWSKPELKVRFRQARP
- a CDS encoding Zn(II)2Cys6 transcription factor domain-containing protein (transcript_id=CADANIAT00009779) is translated as MFGTLRYLPEKKTAEFLKRESGVVGNTATNKPQHSACDNCRVKKIRCSGRRAGCSRCKTLSLPCSYTHVPTRKCKRKQAPSSSKPDEENETCPEPGGAAGRSPARDAAAAAVQPSRLTMKPHGVDENYAGLDKAMHQVQGDPDSVLDPMLKEFSTWSSCLSWSPGRDGTFMPDSDYPMAGGPHVPPGSFIAGYTGPENTAQQPPPPVAHDLTPPDLLPTPPLTHILAPTVTTIRSNEALPGTAMDEQSSCSCLNSAVFLLDELESPHHEGSPGEQGLDSILSIYQEVLFLCKRMIKCNPCREKSENMMVLTMVLERLAILCGEVIDAFIAQREANGPGAPPVPAATMEKQPLALGEYEIEGGDYEVMMGVLVTRRLSELESFLACMKTIGSLTRRAHQQARMARVEQHIKDLFRKLTSVCPLVTELRVDPKRPAAADVGRSV